In Rubrivirga marina, the following are encoded in one genomic region:
- a CDS encoding type II toxin-antitoxin system RelE family toxin, producing MPGRYRIEVKRSAAKEIRAIGRMKDRQSVVDRIGALADDPRPPGCTKLTGRGAYRVRQGEYRIVYTVADDVLVVEVVKVGNRRDVYR from the coding sequence ATGCCGGGGCGGTACCGGATCGAGGTGAAGCGGAGCGCGGCCAAGGAGATCCGAGCCATCGGTCGCATGAAGGACCGCCAGAGCGTGGTGGACCGGATCGGCGCGCTCGCCGACGACCCGCGTCCGCCCGGTTGCACCAAGCTCACGGGCCGGGGCGCGTACCGGGTCCGGCAGGGCGAATACCGGATCGTCTACACGGTCGCCGACGACGTGCTCGTCGTCGAGGTGGTCAAAGTGGGGAACCGGCGAGACGTGTACCGATAG
- a CDS encoding ribbon-helix-helix domain-containing protein has protein sequence MPAASPKRATVYFDSALHKALRLKAAETDRSVSDVVNEAVRVLLAEDADDLAALRDRADEPTVSFESFVRDLKAEGAI, from the coding sequence ATGCCTGCTGCCAGCCCGAAGCGCGCGACCGTCTACTTCGACTCCGCCCTCCATAAGGCGCTCCGCCTCAAGGCGGCCGAGACCGACCGGTCCGTTTCCGACGTGGTCAACGAGGCCGTCCGCGTGCTCCTGGCTGAGGACGCCGACGACCTCGCCGCGCTCCGCGACCGGGCCGACGAGCCGACCGTCTCGTTCGAGTCGTTCGTCCGAGACCTCAAGGCGGAGGGCGCCATCTGA